A window of the Kosakonia radicincitans DSM 16656 genome harbors these coding sequences:
- a CDS encoding alpha,alpha-trehalase, translating to MIKPVMRQPRSLLLAMHVVLGGALLAVVPQALSADAPNAQQSPDILLGPLFNDVQSAKLFPDQKTFADAVPKGDPLMILADYRMQRNQTSFDLRHFVDVNFTLPKEGEAYVPPEGQSLREHIDGLWPVLTRTTDSAGKWDSLLPLPKPYVVPGGRFREVYYWDSYFTMLGLAESGHWDKINDMVTNFAHEIDTWGHIPNGNRTYYLSRSQPPFFALMVELLATHDGDEALKTWLPQMEKEYRYWMEGVDSLQPGQASQRVVKLNDGTVLNRYWDDRDTPRPESWLDDVTTAKNNPNRPATEIYRDLRSAAASGWDFSSRWMDNPQQLGTIRTTSIVPVDLNALMFKMEKMLARGYQVSGDAAKASHYEALATARQKGIEANLWNEKEGWYADYDLKTHKVRNQLTAAALFPLFVNAAAKDRADKVAAATQARLLKPGGITTTTVNSGQQWDAPNGWAPLQWVAAEGLQNYQQQKLSQEVSWRFLTNVQHTYDREKKLVEKYDVSTTGTGGGGGEYPLQDGFGWTNGVTLKMLDLVCPKEKPCDNVPQTQPASASQQPAPAEQKAAQ from the coding sequence ATGATAAAACCTGTTATGCGCCAGCCGCGCTCGCTGTTGCTGGCAATGCACGTCGTTTTAGGTGGAGCATTACTTGCTGTTGTTCCTCAGGCGCTGTCCGCAGACGCCCCGAATGCGCAGCAATCACCGGATATCCTGCTCGGCCCGCTGTTTAATGATGTGCAAAGCGCCAAACTCTTTCCCGATCAAAAAACCTTTGCAGATGCTGTACCCAAAGGCGATCCGCTGATGATCCTCGCGGATTATCGTATGCAGCGTAACCAGACCAGTTTCGATTTGCGCCACTTCGTTGATGTTAACTTTACCTTACCGAAAGAAGGCGAAGCCTATGTTCCGCCTGAAGGCCAAAGCCTGCGCGAGCATATCGACGGCCTGTGGCCCGTGCTGACACGCACAACCGATAGCGCCGGTAAATGGGATTCCCTGCTGCCGCTGCCAAAACCTTATGTTGTGCCTGGCGGTCGTTTCCGCGAAGTCTATTACTGGGACAGCTACTTTACGATGCTGGGCCTCGCTGAAAGCGGACACTGGGACAAGATCAACGATATGGTGACCAACTTCGCGCACGAAATTGATACCTGGGGACATATTCCCAACGGTAACCGCACCTACTATCTGAGCCGCTCCCAGCCGCCGTTTTTCGCCTTAATGGTCGAACTGCTGGCTACCCATGATGGCGATGAGGCGCTGAAAACCTGGCTGCCGCAGATGGAAAAAGAATATCGCTACTGGATGGAAGGCGTCGATAGCCTGCAACCGGGTCAGGCCAGCCAGCGCGTGGTAAAGCTGAATGACGGAACCGTGTTAAACCGTTACTGGGACGACCGCGATACGCCGCGTCCGGAATCGTGGCTTGATGATGTCACTACGGCGAAAAATAACCCTAACCGCCCCGCCACGGAGATCTATCGCGATTTGCGTTCCGCTGCCGCCTCGGGCTGGGATTTCAGCTCGCGCTGGATGGATAACCCGCAGCAGCTCGGTACCATTCGAACCACCAGCATTGTGCCCGTGGATCTGAACGCGTTGATGTTCAAAATGGAAAAAATGCTTGCCCGCGGCTATCAGGTTTCCGGTGATGCCGCAAAGGCCAGTCACTATGAAGCCCTTGCCACCGCTCGGCAGAAAGGTATTGAAGCCAATCTGTGGAATGAAAAAGAGGGCTGGTACGCCGATTACGATCTGAAAACCCATAAAGTCAGAAACCAGCTTACGGCAGCGGCGCTCTTCCCGCTGTTTGTCAACGCGGCGGCGAAGGATCGTGCGGATAAAGTCGCTGCCGCCACGCAAGCGCGACTGCTGAAACCCGGCGGTATCACCACAACTACCGTGAATAGCGGGCAACAATGGGATGCGCCTAACGGCTGGGCACCACTGCAATGGGTTGCCGCCGAGGGGCTGCAAAATTACCAGCAGCAGAAACTTTCGCAGGAAGTGAGCTGGCGCTTCCTGACCAATGTTCAGCACACCTACGACCGTGAGAAAAAACTGGTGGAAAAATATGATGTCAGCACCACCGGTACAGGCGGCGGCGGTGGAGAGTATCCGCTGCAGGACGGCTTTGGCTGGACTAACGGCGTCACGCTGAAAATGCTGGATCTGGTGTGCCCGAAAGAGAAACCCTGCGACAACGTGCCGCAAACGCAACCTGCATCCGCCTCACAACAACCTGCGCCTGCCGAACAAAAAGCCGCGCAGTAA